In Paramisgurnus dabryanus chromosome 7, PD_genome_1.1, whole genome shotgun sequence, the following are encoded in one genomic region:
- the uroc1 gene encoding urocanate hydratase translates to MSSLKEICAGLPLDPLPPNHGRDPSVPHAPVRTPNLTATEERLALKNALRYFPHALHATLAAEFAQELRQYGHIYMYRFCPALRMRAYPIDQYPCKTKQAAAIMLMIMNNLDPAVAQFPQELVTYGGNGQVFSNWAQFWLVFHYLSTMTEEQTLVMYSGHPQGLFPSLPSSPRCVITNGMVIPNYSSREEYEKMFALGITMYGQMTAGSYCYIGPQGIVHGTMLTVLNAGRRYLGSGDLRGRVFVTSGLGGMSGAQAKAAVIAGCIGVIAEVDEAPLKKRHEQGWLMEVTSDLNHCIQCIRKAKKAKTALSLGYHGNIVDLWERLYEEYVRTGDLLVDLGSDQTSLHNPFSGGYYPVQLTFKQANQIMNADPQHFKNLVHESLRRQVDAINKLSDVGMFFWDYGNAFLLEAQRAGAEVEKKGGGATEFKYPSYVQHIMGDIFSLGFGPFRWVCTSGDPADLAKTDAIAAAVLEEISTTVNERVRQQYTDNIRWIHEAGKHKMVVGSQARILYSDQRGRVSIALAINQAIAKGRVSAPVVISRDHHDVSGTDSPFRETSNVYDGSAFCADMAVQNCIGDAFRGATWVSLHNGGGVGWGEVINGGFGLVLDGSEEAGQRARLMLNWDVSNGVARRCWSGNSNAYETIQRTMEDQSQLRVTMPYKVQDEHILDRALQS, encoded by the exons ATGTCCAGTCTTAAGGAGATCTGTGCAGGACTTCCCCTTGATCCTCTTCCACCAAACCATGGCAGGGACCCCAGCGTACCTCACGCACCTGTGCGTACTCCAAACCTCACCGCAACAGAAGAACGG CTGGCTTTGAAGAATGCTTTGAGATATTTTCCCCATGCTCTTCATGCGACTCTGGCTGCAGAGTTTGCACAGGAGCTCAGACAGTATGGACACATATACATGTATCGCTTTTGTCCTGCACTCCGCATGAg agCCTATCCCATTGATCAGTACCCATGTAAAACAAAGCAAGCAGCTGCCATTATGCTTATGATCATGAACAATCTGGATCCTGCTGTAGCGCAG TTTCCACAAGAGCTGGTGACGTATGGAGGAAACGGACAGGTATTCAGCAACTGGGCTCAG TTCTGGCTGGTATTTCACTATCTGAGCACCATGACTGAAGAGCAGACCCTTGTTATGTACAGCGGGCATCCCCAGGGTCTGTTTCCCAGTCTCCCCTCTTCACCACGCTGTGTAATAACTAATGGCATG GTTATTCCAAACTATTCTTCCAGAGAGGAATATGAGAAGATGTTTGCTCTGGGCATTACCAT GTATGGGCAGATGACCGCTGGAAGTTACTGTTACATCGGCCCTCAGGGCATCGTCCATGGCACCATG TTAACAGTGCTAAATGCCGGTCGGAGATACCTGGGTTCCGGTGACTTGAGGGGGCGTGTCTTCGTGACCTCGGGTTTGGGTGGCATGAGCGGAGCACAAGCGAAGGCTGCCGTCATTGCTGGCTGCATCGGAGTCATTGCTGAA GTTGATGAAGCTCCTTTAAAGAAAAGACATGAGCAAGGCTGGCTGATGGAGGTTACTAGTGACCTAAACCACTGCATCCAATGCATCAG GAAGGCCAAAAAGGCAAAGACTGCTTTGAGTTTAGGTTACCATGGTAACATTGTGGATCTTTG GGAAAGGCTGTACGAGGAATACGTGCGAACGGGAGATTTATTGGTGGATTTGGGTTCCGATCAGACATCACTTCATAACCCTTTCAGTGGAGGATATTACCCAGTGCAACTAACCTTCAAACAAGCCAATCAAATTATGAACGCAGATCCCCAGCACTTCAAAAACTTAGTACATGAGAG TCTTCGTAGGCAGGTGGACGCTATCAATAAACTCTCAGATGTAGGGATGTTCTTCTGGGATTATGGCAATGCTTTTCTGTTAGAGGCTCAAAGAGCAG GTGCGGAGGTGGAGAAGAAAGGAGGAGGAGCTACTGAGTTTAAGTATCCCTCATACGTCCAACACATAATGGG AGATATTTTTTCACTTGGTTTTGGGCCGTTCCGCTGGGTCTGTACCTCTGGTGACCCTGCTGACCTGGCTAAGACTGACGCAATCGCCGCTGCTGTATTAGAAGAGATAAGCACTACGGTAAACGAACGTGTTCGACAGCAATACACCGACAATATCCGCTGGATTCATGAGGCTGGGAAGCACAAGATG GTTGTGGGTTCTCAGGCCCGCATTCTCTATTCGGACCAGAGAGGAAGAGTATCCATTGCCTTGGCAATAAACCAAGCCATTGCTAAGGGAAGAGTCTCG GCCCCAGTAGTGATCAGCAGAGATCACCATGATGTCAGTGGAACAGACAGCCCATTCAGAGAGACCTCTAATGTTTATGATGGCTCTGCATTTTGTGCTG ACATGGCAGTGCAGAACTGCATAGGTGATGCGTTTCGTGGTGCCACATGGGTTTCCTTGCATAATGGAGGGGGGGTTGGATG GGGGGAGGTGATAAATGGAGGTTTTGGGTTGGTTCTGGACGGTTCTGAAGAAGCAGGGCAGAGAGCTCGACTAATGCTGAACTGGGATGTCTCTAATGGG GTGGCACGGAGATGTTGGTCTGGCAATTCTAATGCTTATGAGACAATTCAGCGTACCATGGAGGATCAGAGTCAGCTAAGAGTCACCATGCCCTACAAAGTACAGGATGAACACATTCTGGACCGTGCACTACAGAGCTAA
- the sec61a1a gene encoding protein transport protein Sec61 subunit alpha-like 1 translates to MGIKFLEVIKPFCAVLPEIQKPERKIQFREKVLWTAITLFIFLVCCQIPLFGIMSSDSADPFYWMRVIMASNRGTLMELGISPIVTSGLIMQLLAGAKIIEVGDTPKDRALFNGAQKLFGMIITIGQAIVYVMTGMYGDPSEMGAGICLLIIIQLFVAGLIVLLLDELLQKGYGLGSGISLFIATNICETIVWKAFSPTTVNTGRGTEFEGAIIALFHLLATRTDKVRALREAFYRQNLPNLMNLIATVFVFAVVIYFQGFRVDLPIKSARYRGQYNTYPIKLFYTSNIPIILQSALVSNLYVISQMLSTRFSGNFLVNLLGTWSDATSGGPSRAYPVGGLCYYLSPPETFGTMLDDPVHAVIYIVFMLGSCAFFSKTWIEVSGSSAKDVAKQLKEQQMVMRGHRETSMVHELNRYIPTAAAFGGLCIGGLSVMADFLGAIGSGTGILLAVTIIYQYFEIFVKEQSEVGSMGALLF, encoded by the exons ATGGGGA TCAAGTTTTTGGAGGTTATTAAACCATTTTGTGCAGTTTTACCTGAAATTCAGAAACCAGAAAGAAAG ATCCAGTTTAGAGAAAAGGTACTATGGACGGCCATCACGTTGTTCATCTTCCTTGTTTGCTGTCAG atcccTCTGTTTGGGATCATGTCTTCAGACTCGGCAGATCCTTTCTACTGGATGAGAGTGATCATGGCCTCCAACAGAG GTACTCTGATGGAGTTGGGTATCTCTCCCATCGTGACATCTGGTCTGATCATGCAGCTGCTTGCTGGAGCTAAAATCATTGAGGTTGGAGACACACCTAAAGACAGAGCGCTCTTCAATGGAGCTCAGAAAT TGTTTGGTATGATCATCACCATTGGTCAGGCGATTGTGTACGTCATGACTGGAATGTATGGAGACCCTTCAGAGATGGGTGCTGGCATCTGTCTGCTAATCATCATTCAG TTGTTTGTGGCGGGTCTGATTGTTTTGCTACTGGATGAGTTGCTTCAGAAGGGTTATGGATTGGGCTCCGGTATCTCTCTATTCATTGCCACCAACATCTGTGAGACAATCGTATGGAAAGCTTTCAGCCCAACCACTGTCAACACAGGAAGAG GTACTGAATTTGAGGGAGCCATTATTGCTCTTTTCCACCTTCTGGCCACTCGTACCGATAAAGTGCGAGCCCTGAGAGAGGCCTTCTACAGACAAAATCTGCCCAACCTCATGAACCTCATTGCTACGGTCTTCGTCTTCGCTGTGGTTATATATTTTCAG GGCTTCAGAGTTGACCTGCCCATCAAGTCTGCACGCTATCGTGGACAATACAATACATATCCTATCAAGCTGTTCTACACCTCCAACATTCCCATCATCCTGCAGTCAGCACTGGTTTCCAACCTTTACGTTATCTCCCAAATGCTCTCCACCCGATTCAGCGGGAACTTCCTGGTCAACCTCCTTGGGACTTGGTCT GATGCCACATCTGGTGGCCCATCACGTGCCTACCCCGTAGGTGGGCTCTGTTACTATCTGTCTCCTCCAGAAACATTTGGTACAATGCTTGATGATCCAGTCCATGCTGTTATCTACATTGTGTTCATGCTGGGATCCTGTGCCTTCTTTTCCAAGACTTGGATTGAAGTTTCTGGATCATCTGCCAAAGAT GTTGCAAAGCAGCTGAAAGAACAGCAGATGGTGATGAGGGGTCACAGAGAGACCTCTATGGTTCATGAGCTTAACAG GTACATCCCCACAGCGGCTGCATTTGGTGGGCTGTGTATTGGAGGCCTTTCGGTCATGGCTGACTTCTTGGGTGCCATTGGCTCTGGAACAGGAATCCTATTGGCCGTCACCATCATCTACCAGTACTTTGAAATATTTGTAAAGGAACAGAGTGAAGTCGGCAGCATGGGAGCGCTACTCTTCTAA
- the efcab12 gene encoding EF-hand calcium-binding domain-containing protein 12 isoform X2 has product MECLSGDPALEEEFKRFKKRDLTETYSFKMACDSLGPQKCKNIVFRSHMMDRLSTVPKTRAQPRQFSALPHTPATNSADLQVLTCYPENKLVDLPEWIRDRKALREVLDGMGDLRRWLHNKPNLTDLEFRVMEREGRARISPPETSMYTPDAATEGFFIPPERLDELIFSLNSQDGTSVAVDDLAAGIQAWSRKYQERDGQRSNPMLEFKHNPQKDGIMLDRGDQDQEGMKDAEVLAIMRRVLASTKTSCPSSLSGPMGREVNRFRGLCFKQYAKALEQCQQRGLNVSQATLQRAMLHPGDMSISRSSNLGGKGNFTGRSRREQRLASLSTPKAHQVEYVPHKSYKEVNKKSIGWADPNAFWPGREDHVRLFLPLMPWSPASVLFQCIEHSSAPSSGSWPINHLGYSTSGDIEACKKYTL; this is encoded by the exons ATGGAGTGCTTATCTGGAGACCCTGCGCTGGAAGAGGAATTCAAGCGCTTTAAAAAGCGCGATCTAACCGAgacatattcatttaaaatggCATGTGATTCATTAGGACCGCAGAAATGCAAGAATATTGTTTTCAGGAGTCACATGATGGATAGATTGAGTACCGTTCCTAAAACTCGCGCACAACCGAGACAATTCAGCGCTTTACCCCATACACCTGCAACAAACTCTGCTGATCTCCAGGTGTTGACGTGTTATCCTGAAAACAAACTTGTAGATCTTCCCGAGTGGATCAGAGATCGAAAAGCATTGCGAGAAGTGTTGGACGGGATGGGTGACCTGCGCAGGTGGCTTCATAATAAACCTAACCTCACGGATCTGGAGTTTCGGGTCATGGAGAGAGAGGGACGAGCTAGGATATCCCCTCCTGAAACAAGCATGTATACACCAGACGCTGCTACT GAAGGCTTCTTCATACCCCCTGAGAGGTTGGATGAACTCATATTCTCCTTAAATAGTCAGGATGGAACCTCGGTAGCTGTAGATGACCTGGCTGCTGGTATTCAGGCCTGGAGCAGAAAGTATCAGGAAAGAGACGGACAAAGATCAAACCCTA TGCTTGAGTTTAAACATAATCCACAAAAAGATGGAATCATGCTTGACAGAGGAGATCAGGATCAG GAGGGCATGAAAGATGCGGAGGTGTTAGCAATCATGCGAAGAGTTCTGGCATCTACCAAAACCTCTTGCCCTTCTTCTCTAAGTGGCCCAATGGGAAGAGAAGTGAACCGTTTCAGGGGACTTTGTTTTAAACAATACGCAAAAGCACTGGAGCAATGCCAACAACGTGGGCTTAATGTGAGCCAAGCCACTCTACAGAGAG CCATGTTGCACCCTGGTGACATGAGCATTTCTAGGAGCTCAAACTTGGGAGGAAAAGGTAACTTCACAGGTCGTAGTAGACGAGAACAGCGCCTGGCATCCCTCAGCACACCCAAAGCACATCAAGTGGAATATGTACCACATAAGAGCTATAAAGAAGT AAATAAGAAATCAATTGGCTGGGCAGACCCTAATGCTTTCTGGCCTGGAAGGGAAGATCATGTGCGCTTGTTCCTGCCCCTGATGCCTTGGTCTCCTGCATCGGTTTTGTTTCAGTGCATTGAACATTCTTCTGCACCAAGTTCTGGAAGCTGGCCTATAAATCATTTAGGATACTCAACATCTGGAGACATAGAAGCATGCAAGAAATACACTCTCTAA
- the efcab12 gene encoding EF-hand calcium-binding domain-containing protein 12 isoform X1, producing the protein MECLSGDPALEEEFKRFKKRDLTETYSFKMACDSLGPQKCKNIVFRSHMMDRLSTVPKTRAQPRQFSALPHTPATNSADLQVLTCYPENKLVDLPEWIRDRKALREVLDGMGDLRRWLHNKPNLTDLEFRVMEREGRARISPPETSMYTPDAATSSPSMLKHEIEEVNQYLCMHKHTCKLAKLLDWHGTGQIKRADLCTLFEKEGFFIPPERLDELIFSLNSQDGTSVAVDDLAAGIQAWSRKYQERDGQRSNPMLEFKHNPQKDGIMLDRGDQDQEGMKDAEVLAIMRRVLASTKTSCPSSLSGPMGREVNRFRGLCFKQYAKALEQCQQRGLNVSQATLQRAMLHPGDMSISRSSNLGGKGNFTGRSRREQRLASLSTPKAHQVEYVPHKSYKEVNKKSIGWADPNAFWPGREDHVRLFLPLMPWSPASVLFQCIEHSSAPSSGSWPINHLGYSTSGDIEACKKYTL; encoded by the exons ATGGAGTGCTTATCTGGAGACCCTGCGCTGGAAGAGGAATTCAAGCGCTTTAAAAAGCGCGATCTAACCGAgacatattcatttaaaatggCATGTGATTCATTAGGACCGCAGAAATGCAAGAATATTGTTTTCAGGAGTCACATGATGGATAGATTGAGTACCGTTCCTAAAACTCGCGCACAACCGAGACAATTCAGCGCTTTACCCCATACACCTGCAACAAACTCTGCTGATCTCCAGGTGTTGACGTGTTATCCTGAAAACAAACTTGTAGATCTTCCCGAGTGGATCAGAGATCGAAAAGCATTGCGAGAAGTGTTGGACGGGATGGGTGACCTGCGCAGGTGGCTTCATAATAAACCTAACCTCACGGATCTGGAGTTTCGGGTCATGGAGAGAGAGGGACGAGCTAGGATATCCCCTCCTGAAACAAGCATGTATACACCAGACGCTGCTACT TCATCACCGAGCATGCTCAAACATGAGATTGAAGAAGTAAACCAGTATCTGTGCATGCACAAGCATACCTGCAAACTCGCCAAACTGTTAGACTGGCATGGGACTGGTCAAATAAAACGTGCAGACCTCTGTACGTTGTTTGAGAAG GAAGGCTTCTTCATACCCCCTGAGAGGTTGGATGAACTCATATTCTCCTTAAATAGTCAGGATGGAACCTCGGTAGCTGTAGATGACCTGGCTGCTGGTATTCAGGCCTGGAGCAGAAAGTATCAGGAAAGAGACGGACAAAGATCAAACCCTA TGCTTGAGTTTAAACATAATCCACAAAAAGATGGAATCATGCTTGACAGAGGAGATCAGGATCAG GAGGGCATGAAAGATGCGGAGGTGTTAGCAATCATGCGAAGAGTTCTGGCATCTACCAAAACCTCTTGCCCTTCTTCTCTAAGTGGCCCAATGGGAAGAGAAGTGAACCGTTTCAGGGGACTTTGTTTTAAACAATACGCAAAAGCACTGGAGCAATGCCAACAACGTGGGCTTAATGTGAGCCAAGCCACTCTACAGAGAG CCATGTTGCACCCTGGTGACATGAGCATTTCTAGGAGCTCAAACTTGGGAGGAAAAGGTAACTTCACAGGTCGTAGTAGACGAGAACAGCGCCTGGCATCCCTCAGCACACCCAAAGCACATCAAGTGGAATATGTACCACATAAGAGCTATAAAGAAGT AAATAAGAAATCAATTGGCTGGGCAGACCCTAATGCTTTCTGGCCTGGAAGGGAAGATCATGTGCGCTTGTTCCTGCCCCTGATGCCTTGGTCTCCTGCATCGGTTTTGTTTCAGTGCATTGAACATTCTTCTGCACCAAGTTCTGGAAGCTGGCCTATAAATCATTTAGGATACTCAACATCTGGAGACATAGAAGCATGCAAGAAATACACTCTCTAA